The following coding sequences are from one Paraburkholderia caballeronis window:
- a CDS encoding flavin reductase family protein, giving the protein MTDTYFYDPAAGHGLPHDPFKAIVAPRVIGWISTRAANGALNLAPYSFFGAFATFPPIIGFSSEGHKDSITNIEATGEFVWNFTSRALAEQMNRTSAPVAPDVDEFALAGLTPAPGRNVSVPHVAEAPAALECRLLQIVRLHTLDGQPLDNWLALGQVVGVHIQNAYLKDGLFDTQAAQPVMRAGYLADYAQIGEKFQMYRPKA; this is encoded by the coding sequence ATGACCGACACCTACTTCTACGACCCGGCCGCCGGCCACGGGCTGCCGCACGATCCGTTCAAGGCGATCGTCGCGCCGCGCGTGATCGGCTGGATCTCGACGCGCGCCGCGAACGGCGCGCTGAATCTCGCGCCCTACAGCTTCTTCGGCGCGTTCGCGACGTTCCCGCCGATCATCGGCTTTTCGAGCGAAGGCCATAAGGACAGCATCACGAACATCGAGGCGACCGGCGAATTCGTGTGGAACTTCACGTCGCGCGCGCTCGCCGAGCAGATGAACCGCACGTCCGCGCCGGTCGCGCCGGACGTCGACGAATTCGCGCTCGCGGGGCTCACGCCCGCGCCGGGGCGCAACGTGTCGGTGCCGCATGTCGCGGAGGCGCCGGCCGCGCTCGAATGCCGGCTGTTGCAGATCGTGCGGCTGCATACGCTCGACGGCCAGCCGCTGGACAACTGGCTCGCGCTCGGCCAGGTGGTCGGCGTGCACATCCAGAACGCGTACCTGAAGGACGGCCTGTTCGACACGCAGGCCGCGCAGCCGGTGATGCGCGCGGGTTATCTCGCGGACTATGCGCAGATCGGCGAGAAATTCCAGATGTACCGGC
- a CDS encoding 3-hydroxyacyl-CoA dehydrogenase family protein, with translation MTTPTAIPDATSAIVAAVAGTGLMGVGIATQCALYGYRTLVHDVDPARLASVAVKAGAVLDELIDAGRIDGDAKADALARIETHASLDALAPARFVFEAVPEVLDVKHRLYAQLGDVLADDAIVASNTSGFEPDRLVAPLRGPERFLIAHFWNPPHVIPLVEVVPGSATAPDVTQHTVAMMSAIGMEPVVLAKAIPGFIGNRLQFAVLREALNIVRLGAATPEVVDRVMKASLGRRWSVVGPFEGADLGGLDTFVDVATHLLPELATDDRVIDLLREQVDAGRVGVRSGAGFHEWDDARIDRLKAARRKLIEDR, from the coding sequence ATGACGACTCCTACCGCAATCCCCGACGCAACCTCCGCAATCGTGGCAGCCGTGGCCGGCACCGGCCTGATGGGCGTCGGCATCGCGACGCAGTGCGCGCTGTACGGCTACCGGACGCTCGTCCACGACGTGGACCCCGCGCGGCTCGCGTCCGTCGCCGTGAAGGCGGGCGCGGTGCTCGACGAACTGATCGACGCCGGACGCATCGACGGCGACGCGAAAGCCGACGCGCTCGCGCGGATCGAGACGCACGCGAGCCTCGACGCGCTGGCGCCCGCGCGGTTCGTGTTCGAGGCGGTGCCGGAGGTGCTCGACGTCAAGCACCGGCTGTATGCGCAACTGGGCGACGTGCTCGCGGACGACGCGATCGTCGCGAGCAACACCAGCGGCTTCGAGCCGGACCGGCTCGTCGCGCCGCTGCGCGGTCCTGAGCGTTTCCTGATCGCGCATTTCTGGAATCCGCCGCACGTGATTCCGCTTGTCGAGGTGGTCCCCGGCAGCGCGACCGCGCCGGACGTCACGCAGCACACCGTCGCGATGATGAGCGCGATCGGCATGGAGCCGGTCGTGCTCGCGAAGGCGATCCCCGGTTTCATCGGCAACCGGCTGCAGTTCGCGGTGCTGCGCGAGGCGCTGAACATCGTCCGCCTGGGCGCGGCGACGCCGGAAGTCGTCGACCGCGTGATGAAGGCGTCGCTCGGCCGGCGCTGGAGCGTCGTCGGGCCGTTCGAGGGGGCGGACCTGGGCGGTCTCGACACGTTCGTCGACGTCGCGACGCATCTGCTGCCCGAACTCGCGACCGACGACCGCGTGATCGACCTGCTGCGCGAGCAGGTGGACGCGGGCCGCGTCGGCGTGCGCAGCGGCGCGGGTTTCCACGAGTGGGACGACGCGCGCATCGACCGGCTGAAGGCCGCGCGCCGCAAGCTGATCGAGGACCGTTGA
- a CDS encoding MgtC/SapB family protein, producing MLGNVELISRLVLAAALGSVIGFERERLSWAAGLRTHMLVCVGSALIMIVSAFGFADVLSDEHVVLDPSRVAAQVVSGIGFLGAGSILLRGEIVRGLTTAASLWSVAAIGLAVGGGLYTASLAATIIILLILAGVKPLERRFISAKQRRQLTLLVERGSLTFHSLDAALGTSSPRVKQFVLQQSDDRESVDEVIITLSRVSQPEYDAICAALRRLPGVREFREDGPRN from the coding sequence ATGCTGGGTAATGTCGAACTCATTTCGCGGCTCGTGCTGGCCGCGGCGCTGGGCAGCGTGATCGGTTTCGAGCGCGAGCGGCTCTCGTGGGCGGCCGGGCTGCGCACGCACATGCTGGTGTGCGTCGGCTCCGCGCTGATCATGATCGTGTCGGCGTTCGGCTTCGCGGACGTGCTGTCCGACGAGCACGTCGTGCTCGATCCGTCGCGGGTCGCGGCGCAGGTCGTGTCCGGCATCGGCTTTCTCGGCGCGGGGTCGATCCTGCTGCGCGGCGAGATCGTGCGCGGGCTCACGACGGCGGCGAGCCTGTGGTCGGTCGCGGCGATCGGGCTTGCGGTCGGCGGCGGGCTGTACACGGCGTCGCTCGCCGCGACGATCATCATCCTGTTGATCCTCGCGGGGGTGAAGCCGCTGGAGCGGCGCTTCATCTCCGCGAAGCAGCGCCGCCAGTTGACGCTGCTGGTCGAGCGCGGCTCGCTGACGTTCCATTCGCTGGACGCCGCGCTCGGCACGTCGAGCCCGCGCGTGAAGCAGTTCGTGCTGCAGCAGAGCGACGACAGGGAGAGCGTCGACGAAGTGATCATCACGCTGAGCCGCGTATCGCAGCCCGAATACGACGCGATCTGCGCGGCGCTGCGCAGGCTGCCGGGCGTGAGGGAATTCCGCGAGGACGGCCCGCGCAATTGA
- a CDS encoding AGE family epimerase/isomerase yields MNAITSAAGLRDHFDRTVLPLWRGPGFDAALRLPYEALDANGQQPLPVTRYRAMACARQLYVFSQAGDAAHAHTLFDALMRFGDRERGGWFYSVDPQGAPLDTTKDLYTHAFVVFACAAYGRRFGVGDAFDVVHRTSALIVDRFAASDGLLNAALDAGFANVSAAPLQNPLMHLTEAWLLARDATGDAAFDTAITRVIEAVTRTFLHTPTGCIAELPVGDADNRLEPGHQFEWFWLAAQAGGRLGASGLDAHLTRAFAFAVQQGVDPASGAVCAALDEQGNVIDATQRIWAQTEYLRAIATHRDAAVQATLPAQIGCFAARFLTPRGWVECRNAAGEVARADMPSTTPYHLLTAYQALPA; encoded by the coding sequence ATGAACGCAATCACCAGCGCAGCCGGACTGCGCGATCACTTCGACCGCACCGTGCTGCCGCTCTGGCGCGGTCCGGGTTTCGACGCCGCATTGCGCCTGCCGTACGAGGCGCTCGATGCGAACGGCCAGCAGCCGCTGCCCGTCACGCGTTATCGCGCGATGGCGTGCGCGCGCCAGCTCTACGTGTTCTCGCAGGCCGGCGACGCCGCGCACGCGCATACGCTGTTCGACGCGCTGATGCGTTTCGGGGACCGCGAGCGCGGCGGCTGGTTCTATAGCGTCGATCCGCAGGGCGCGCCGCTCGACACGACAAAGGACCTCTATACGCACGCGTTCGTCGTGTTCGCGTGCGCCGCGTATGGCCGGCGCTTCGGCGTCGGCGACGCGTTCGACGTCGTCCATCGCACGTCCGCGCTGATCGTCGATCGTTTCGCGGCCAGCGACGGCCTGTTGAACGCGGCGCTCGACGCCGGCTTCGCGAACGTGAGCGCCGCGCCGTTGCAGAACCCGCTGATGCATCTGACCGAAGCGTGGCTGCTCGCGCGCGACGCCACCGGCGACGCCGCGTTCGACACCGCGATCACGCGCGTGATCGAAGCGGTCACGCGGACCTTCCTGCATACGCCGACGGGCTGCATCGCGGAGTTGCCGGTCGGCGACGCGGACAACCGGCTCGAACCGGGCCATCAGTTCGAATGGTTCTGGCTGGCGGCGCAGGCAGGCGGCCGGCTCGGCGCATCGGGCCTCGACGCGCATCTGACGCGCGCGTTCGCGTTCGCCGTGCAGCAAGGCGTGGACCCGGCGAGCGGCGCGGTCTGCGCGGCGCTCGACGAGCAAGGCAACGTGATCGACGCGACGCAGCGGATCTGGGCGCAGACCGAGTATCTACGCGCGATTGCGACGCATCGCGACGCGGCCGTGCAGGCGACGCTGCCCGCGCAGATCGGGTGCTTCGCGGCGCGCTTTCTCACGCCGCGCGGATGGGTCGAATGCAGGAATGCGGCCGGCGAGGTCGCGCGCGCGGACATGCCGTCCACGACGCCGTATCACCTGCTGACCGCGTATCAGGCGTTGCCGGCGTGA